In Halobacteriovorax marinus SJ, the following proteins share a genomic window:
- the rpsD gene encoding 30S ribosomal protein S4, with protein MAKATTGKARFKIQRALGLELPGLGKAGALERRPYGPGVHGNRRKKISDYAVRLKEKQKLVYHYGLREKQLVSYVKQAKKNQTKPWMETLLSTLESRLNNVIFRLNWAPSMAAASQMVAHGQVQVNGKKVDKSSFIVKKGDVITLSDKGYANQLYKSSVESPRMATVPACYNIEADKKKGTMIDLPLPSDIPFEFEQQLVIEYYWKVK; from the coding sequence ATGGCAAAAGCAACTACGGGTAAAGCTCGTTTTAAAATCCAGAGAGCACTAGGTCTTGAACTTCCAGGTCTTGGTAAAGCTGGTGCACTAGAAAGAAGACCATACGGTCCAGGTGTTCACGGTAACAGAAGAAAGAAAATTTCTGACTATGCTGTTCGTCTAAAAGAAAAGCAAAAGCTAGTTTACCACTACGGTCTACGTGAGAAGCAACTTGTTTCTTATGTTAAGCAAGCAAAGAAAAACCAAACTAAGCCTTGGATGGAGACACTTCTCTCTACTCTTGAGTCTAGATTAAATAACGTAATCTTCAGACTTAACTGGGCACCTTCAATGGCCGCAGCTTCTCAAATGGTAGCTCACGGACAAGTTCAAGTTAACGGAAAGAAAGTTGATAAGTCTTCTTTCATCGTTAAGAAAGGTGACGTAATCACTTTATCTGACAAAGGTTACGCAAACCAACTTTACAAGTCATCTGTTGAAAGCCCAAGAATGGCAACAGTTCCAGCTTGTTACAATATTGAAGCTGATAAGAAGAAAGGAACGATGATTGATCTTCCACTTCCATCTGATATTCCATTTGAATTCGAACAACAGCTTGTGATCGAATACTACTGGAAAGTTAAGTAG
- the rarD gene encoding EamA family transporter RarD — protein sequence MNLGYLAGIFSFFFWGLIAIYWKQLSFFDSYELLGHRIFWGVLTFLLYFLFKRPWGALRSCIDTPRKRKLLGVSTILIFTNWFVFVWAVGTGHVLEASIGYFINPLVNVALGVFVLKETLRAKQKLAVFIAFLGLLVFLSSGVGRIDVSLFLALSFGTYGLVRKKMNIPSMEGLFLEMLISLIPILIFFGYRFYTSEISFFKASSYEMFMASLAGIATLIPLVSFNYAVKNISLTSVGLLQYIAPTLQFILAVFIYGELFTITHAYAFSLIWCALIIYTFDLVLFSRMQRISNA from the coding sequence ATGAACTTAGGTTACTTAGCCGGAATATTCTCTTTCTTTTTTTGGGGTCTCATTGCGATCTACTGGAAGCAATTGAGCTTCTTTGATTCTTACGAGCTTCTTGGTCATAGAATATTTTGGGGTGTTTTAACTTTTCTCTTATACTTTCTCTTTAAGAGACCTTGGGGTGCTCTTCGCTCATGTATAGACACTCCTAGAAAGAGAAAGCTCTTGGGAGTTTCTACCATTTTAATTTTTACCAATTGGTTTGTCTTTGTTTGGGCCGTTGGGACGGGGCATGTTTTAGAGGCGAGTATAGGATACTTTATTAATCCTCTCGTTAATGTGGCCCTAGGTGTTTTTGTTTTAAAAGAAACATTGCGTGCTAAGCAAAAGCTCGCTGTATTTATCGCATTCCTTGGATTACTCGTTTTTCTCTCTAGCGGTGTAGGTAGAATAGATGTTTCACTCTTCTTGGCCCTTAGTTTTGGAACATATGGCCTTGTCAGAAAGAAAATGAATATTCCTTCAATGGAGGGGTTGTTCTTAGAGATGCTTATCTCACTCATTCCAATTCTTATTTTCTTTGGTTATAGATTTTATACTTCTGAAATATCGTTCTTTAAGGCGTCAAGCTATGAGATGTTCATGGCCTCTTTGGCGGGGATTGCAACGCTCATCCCTCTGGTATCGTTTAATTATGCGGTAAAAAATATTTCGCTCACAAGTGTAGGTCTCCTGCAATATATAGCGCCAACACTTCAGTTTATCTTAGCTGTATTTATTTATGGAGAACTCTTCACAATAACTCATGCCTATGCATTTAGTTTGATTTGGTGTGCACTTATCATATATACTTTTGATTTAGTGCTCTTTTCTCGAATGCAAAGGATATCCAATGCATAA
- a CDS encoding YiiX/YebB-like N1pC/P60 family cysteine hydrolase has product MQKLIFFLLLIISTNSYSSELNRFEDSLEQILSSEKEQDAHLQIYQHTLNLGAYGLEYLWTRTSGNGQLLNLIRESWEQYLASSEDYLNDLSTALNGNANHEQALRALQLIERTQSLYDTYMKNKNMRYILLDQSAILNNRVENHFNTTLSVIVNESIPNIIKQTNWNILNVQNSSVILTYDGQGKDISEFAKQEDFVGDVITDFLAGASSGISSGFGALAGPIEWGDGGQLRDDLNAQERIYKDLMPLDIIFEKKAYKLTDYTIPGYWGHNAVWLGTQEQLKAAGLWDAEELAPFRKQIEKGYSIFEMRKWGTTFDKYSQWMNLDDFAQIRVKGIESQSKSKILKIYKILGQQIGKNYDFAFNADTAFKITCSEIIYLSYGDVSWPLERILGRNTITPNAMAEVLFYENSPVEFINFVKGNRKNGAKFHTKEEFANVMNFVKKGRNTYHQNYRSCKLKRVRINRRGYKLINHCVTKTRQLSL; this is encoded by the coding sequence ATGCAAAAGTTAATCTTTTTTCTCTTACTCATTATTTCAACCAATAGCTACTCTAGCGAACTCAATCGCTTTGAAGATAGCCTTGAGCAAATTTTAAGTAGTGAAAAAGAGCAAGATGCTCACCTACAAATATATCAACATACCCTCAATTTAGGAGCCTATGGGCTGGAATACCTTTGGACAAGAACTAGTGGAAATGGCCAACTCTTAAATTTAATAAGAGAGAGTTGGGAACAATATCTTGCCAGTAGTGAAGATTACTTAAATGACTTGAGTACTGCTCTTAATGGCAATGCTAATCATGAGCAAGCTCTTAGGGCCCTTCAGCTAATAGAGAGAACTCAATCTTTATATGATACATATATGAAAAATAAGAATATGAGATATATTCTCTTAGACCAATCTGCGATTTTAAATAATAGAGTTGAGAATCACTTTAATACTACTCTTTCAGTCATCGTAAATGAATCAATCCCAAATATTATTAAACAAACCAATTGGAATATTCTCAATGTTCAAAACTCATCTGTCATTTTAACTTATGATGGACAAGGAAAAGATATTTCAGAATTTGCAAAGCAAGAAGACTTTGTCGGTGATGTGATCACAGACTTTCTAGCGGGTGCCAGCTCTGGAATAAGTTCAGGTTTTGGTGCTCTTGCCGGTCCAATAGAATGGGGAGATGGTGGACAGCTTCGCGATGACTTAAATGCCCAAGAGAGAATCTATAAAGACCTCATGCCTCTAGATATTATTTTTGAGAAGAAGGCCTATAAGTTAACCGATTATACTATCCCTGGTTACTGGGGACACAACGCTGTTTGGCTTGGGACACAGGAACAATTAAAGGCCGCTGGGCTGTGGGATGCAGAGGAGTTAGCTCCATTTAGAAAACAAATTGAAAAAGGTTACTCTATTTTTGAAATGAGAAAATGGGGAACAACATTTGATAAGTATTCTCAGTGGATGAACTTAGATGATTTTGCTCAAATAAGAGTAAAAGGAATTGAGTCACAGTCAAAGAGTAAGATATTGAAGATCTATAAGATTCTTGGTCAGCAGATTGGAAAAAATTATGACTTCGCCTTCAATGCTGATACTGCTTTTAAAATTACTTGTTCAGAAATTATTTATCTTTCTTACGGTGATGTAAGCTGGCCTTTGGAGAGAATTCTAGGAAGAAATACAATCACTCCAAACGCTATGGCAGAAGTTCTATTCTATGAGAACTCACCTGTTGAATTCATTAACTTTGTAAAAGGAAATAGAAAGAATGGTGCAAAGTTTCATACCAAAGAAGAATTTGCTAATGTGATGAATTTTGTCAAGAAAGGTAGAAATACATATCACCAAAACTATAGGTCTTGTAAACTTAAGAGAGTTAGAATTAATAGAAGAGGATATAAATTAATCAATCATTGTGTTACTAAAACGAGACAGCTCAGTTTATAA
- a CDS encoding M14 family zinc carboxypeptidase, whose protein sequence is MKEYNFEEQELINGLIEIMPPEVSVETLEVISYKESSYPLHCFTIGSAPKGAPTLLLIGGVHGLEKVGTHVVISYLSFLFEQLKWNTDLQKIFQNFKIVAIPMVNPVGVAHNMRSNGKGVDLMRNSPTEAIDKSLFLIGGHRLGNFLPWYRGRKKDPMQIEAKALCDKVKSIVSQSTHCLALDFHSGFGLKDRLWYPYAKTSTPFSAQNQVEKIQALFDKTIPHHIYKIEPQSDQYTTHGDLWDYLYDWKEENHPRHNFIPWTLEMGSWTWLKKNPIQLFSKLGLFNPIKDHRYSRTMRRHLLLIDFFSNITKNNEVWKK, encoded by the coding sequence ATGAAAGAATATAACTTCGAAGAACAAGAGTTAATTAACGGTCTTATTGAAATAATGCCTCCCGAAGTGAGTGTTGAAACACTTGAGGTTATTTCCTATAAAGAATCCTCCTATCCCCTACACTGCTTCACTATTGGTAGTGCTCCTAAGGGAGCTCCTACACTTCTACTTATTGGAGGAGTGCACGGACTAGAAAAAGTCGGTACCCATGTTGTCATTTCTTATCTCAGCTTTCTCTTTGAACAATTAAAGTGGAATACTGATCTACAAAAGATTTTTCAAAACTTTAAAATAGTCGCTATCCCTATGGTTAACCCTGTAGGTGTCGCACACAATATGAGAAGTAATGGCAAAGGAGTGGACCTCATGAGAAACTCCCCTACAGAGGCCATAGATAAATCGTTATTTCTCATTGGTGGTCATAGACTTGGAAATTTTCTTCCATGGTATAGAGGAAGAAAGAAAGATCCGATGCAAATTGAGGCGAAAGCACTCTGTGATAAAGTGAAGTCCATTGTCTCTCAAAGTACTCATTGTCTAGCACTAGACTTTCACTCAGGCTTTGGACTAAAAGATAGACTATGGTACCCCTACGCTAAAACATCCACCCCTTTCAGTGCCCAGAATCAAGTAGAAAAGATTCAAGCGCTCTTTGATAAAACGATCCCTCATCATATTTATAAAATTGAACCACAATCTGATCAATATACGACTCACGGGGATTTATGGGACTACCTATACGACTGGAAAGAAGAGAATCACCCTCGGCATAACTTTATTCCATGGACCCTAGAGATGGGTTCATGGACCTGGCTTAAGAAAAATCCTATTCAATTATTTTCTAAGTTAGGACTCTTCAATCCTATTAAAGATCATAGATATAGCCGAACAATGAGAAGACATCTTTTATTAATTGATTTCTTCTCCAATATAACTAAGAATAACGAAGTATGGAAAAAGTAA
- a CDS encoding alpha/beta fold hydrolase has translation MEKVNWVLLRGLAREKGHWASFDKRMQSAFNGDVLCLDLPGAGDNLNEQVPLSIDEMTDFIREKWLQQRGDKKWSLLAISLGGMISLNWSSRYPEDFQQLVTINTSSKKFSGVFERISPLAIRTLLSTLFINDAHKRESLILSLITNHENVDKQIAKDWAQLAKTRHIKIISFLRQLFAASKFRLPDQIAIPYLALAAQKDRFTSSECSRKIASHFGAKLELHPSAGHDLPIDDGDWIIEKIKEHRLTL, from the coding sequence ATGGAAAAAGTAAATTGGGTTCTCTTAAGAGGGCTGGCCAGAGAAAAGGGACATTGGGCTTCATTTGATAAGAGAATGCAATCTGCATTTAATGGGGATGTACTCTGCCTTGACCTTCCAGGGGCCGGAGATAATTTAAACGAGCAAGTTCCACTAAGCATCGATGAGATGACTGACTTTATCAGGGAGAAGTGGTTACAGCAAAGAGGCGATAAGAAGTGGTCGCTCCTCGCAATATCTCTGGGTGGTATGATCTCACTCAATTGGTCTTCAAGATATCCAGAAGACTTCCAGCAACTCGTGACAATAAATACTTCTTCAAAGAAATTCTCAGGTGTCTTTGAGAGAATCTCCCCTCTCGCCATTAGAACTCTTCTTAGCACTCTCTTTATAAACGACGCTCATAAGAGGGAGAGCTTAATCCTGAGTCTTATTACCAATCATGAAAATGTCGATAAGCAGATAGCAAAAGACTGGGCACAACTAGCTAAGACTAGACATATAAAGATAATTAGCTTTTTAAGGCAATTATTTGCGGCCTCTAAGTTTCGATTACCCGATCAAATAGCAATTCCCTACCTTGCTCTCGCGGCACAGAAGGATCGATTCACAAGTAGTGAGTGTTCAAGAAAGATTGCTTCACACTTTGGAGCAAAGCTAGAACTTCACCCTAGTGCTGGCCATGACCTTCCTATAGATGATGGGGACTGGATTATTGAAAAGATTAAAGAGCATAGACTCACTCTTTAG
- the dtd gene encoding D-aminoacyl-tRNA deacylase, with amino-acid sequence MKIVVQRSLNSSVSIRGEVVSQIRSGLVLLVCMETGDSDESIKQAAQKIINLRIFSDENGKMNKNISQAGGEILAVSQFTLSWPGKKGNRPSFDRSMEPNLANEYFEKFCNLVGESVGVKKGVFAESMQVTIINDGPVTFFLEF; translated from the coding sequence ATGAAAATTGTCGTCCAGAGATCTCTAAATTCATCTGTAAGTATTAGGGGAGAAGTCGTCTCTCAAATCCGGTCCGGGTTGGTTTTATTAGTTTGCATGGAAACAGGTGATAGTGATGAGTCCATTAAGCAAGCCGCCCAAAAAATAATAAATTTACGAATCTTCTCAGATGAGAACGGAAAAATGAATAAGAATATCTCACAGGCAGGTGGTGAGATATTAGCAGTTAGTCAATTTACTTTGTCCTGGCCAGGTAAGAAGGGAAATAGACCAAGCTTCGATCGATCTATGGAGCCAAATCTCGCTAATGAGTACTTTGAGAAATTCTGTAATTTAGTTGGTGAAAGCGTTGGCGTGAAAAAAGGTGTCTTTGCTGAGAGTATGCAGGTCACTATCATCAATGATGGGCCAGTGACCTTCTTCTTAGAGTTCTAA
- a CDS encoding FHA domain-containing protein: protein MSDKAVPFFFDSTKEVLIELSNGMTFGRNKECDYSVVDHRVSGMHFKVVIKDENVFIVDLESSNKTKLNDDEVTPNTEMKLSRKDKVKFGAQSYYFFFESIDNFIIPDITKTLKISNTLDIVDEMLEDNNRDFSGINLSIATVGDKKESKLSQLKKSKSRVDEYEVNLKKILSDIERRDIIAKDYDSLMIKIKNSQQELKNANYESRDKLEQDHKSFNFSIAELNSSIQEAQERINAWKKDIESIQTKIEEVKRVELIFDCLEKDRVLEQELSNQVSSYRTQDLDTKKTDLQKKIKDEYDNYKSLQEDYADSLKYKKNRLAS from the coding sequence GTGTCAGATAAAGCAGTCCCATTTTTCTTCGATTCTACTAAAGAAGTTCTCATTGAACTAAGCAATGGCATGACCTTTGGAAGAAATAAAGAATGTGATTATTCAGTCGTCGATCACCGTGTGAGTGGGATGCACTTTAAAGTTGTCATTAAAGATGAGAATGTTTTCATTGTTGATTTAGAATCTTCTAATAAGACAAAACTTAATGATGACGAAGTTACTCCAAATACAGAGATGAAGTTATCGAGGAAAGACAAAGTTAAGTTTGGAGCTCAGAGCTACTACTTCTTCTTCGAATCTATTGATAATTTTATTATTCCAGATATTACAAAGACTTTAAAAATCTCAAATACTTTAGATATTGTAGATGAAATGCTTGAAGATAATAATAGAGACTTTAGTGGAATTAATCTCTCTATAGCGACAGTAGGGGATAAGAAAGAGAGTAAGCTCTCTCAACTTAAGAAGTCAAAGTCACGAGTTGATGAGTATGAGGTTAACTTAAAGAAGATTCTATCTGATATTGAAAGAAGAGATATTATTGCTAAAGACTATGACTCCTTAATGATTAAGATTAAAAATAGTCAGCAAGAATTAAAGAATGCAAATTATGAGAGTAGAGATAAGTTAGAGCAAGACCATAAGAGTTTTAATTTCTCCATTGCTGAACTCAACAGTAGCATTCAAGAGGCACAAGAAAGAATCAATGCTTGGAAAAAAGATATTGAGTCAATTCAAACAAAGATAGAAGAAGTCAAAAGGGTTGAGCTAATATTCGACTGTCTTGAAAAAGATAGAGTGCTTGAACAAGAACTCTCTAATCAAGTAAGTAGTTATCGCACTCAAGATCTAGATACAAAGAAAACAGATCTACAAAAGAAAATTAAAGATGAATACGATAATTATAAATCTCTTCAAGAGGACTATGCAGATAGTTTGAAGTATAAGAAAAATAGACTTGCTTCATAA
- a CDS encoding FecR family protein → MALIKGEASVVRNNKKISLTLNAMLDEADIISTSDQSLLKITLKDKTNFILGANSTLEIKKYSTNDRQNIFNFIKGSFRTKVQEKVKEDQSLQFMANQVSVGVRGTEFLTNTYTVSNKGVSDLALLEGNLQTAVTNSQEFALKAGEVINTTAYQTSKEVKKLSESAIKELLSNELSLLPKLQDISGKFNEMNDFFETSLSTPTPPLPSIAAGAASAAALVTAPKVLADKEEKKEPRPIAITNRHNLKNEPWDIRDAILRRKEMREENNCFYWFYKALPGSGELERFRRERDCDDFEYDL, encoded by the coding sequence GTGGCTTTAATAAAGGGCGAAGCAAGCGTTGTGAGGAATAATAAAAAGATAAGTCTAACTTTGAATGCAATGTTAGATGAAGCAGATATTATTAGTACCAGTGATCAATCACTTTTAAAAATAACATTAAAAGATAAAACCAATTTTATTCTTGGAGCAAATAGTACTTTAGAGATAAAGAAGTACTCTACTAATGACAGACAAAATATTTTTAACTTTATAAAAGGAAGCTTTAGAACAAAAGTTCAAGAGAAAGTTAAAGAAGATCAAAGTCTTCAATTTATGGCCAATCAAGTTTCAGTTGGAGTGAGAGGTACAGAGTTTCTTACTAATACCTATACCGTTTCGAATAAAGGAGTAAGTGACCTCGCACTTTTAGAGGGGAATCTTCAAACAGCTGTTACCAACTCACAAGAATTTGCCCTTAAAGCGGGCGAAGTGATCAATACGACGGCTTATCAGACGAGCAAGGAAGTTAAGAAATTAAGTGAATCGGCCATTAAAGAATTATTAAGCAATGAACTTTCTCTACTTCCAAAGCTGCAAGATATAAGTGGGAAGTTCAATGAAATGAATGATTTCTTTGAAACCTCATTATCAACACCTACGCCTCCTCTTCCTTCCATTGCAGCAGGAGCAGCAAGTGCTGCTGCCCTAGTGACAGCACCAAAAGTTCTAGCAGATAAAGAAGAGAAGAAAGAACCTCGCCCTATCGCAATTACGAATAGACATAATCTAAAGAATGAACCTTGGGATATTCGTGACGCAATTTTAAGAAGAAAGGAAATGCGAGAGGAAAATAATTGTTTCTACTGGTTCTACAAGGCCCTTCCGGGATCAGGTGAATTAGAAAGATTTAGAAGAGAGAGAGATTGTGATGACTTTGAATACGACTTATAA
- a CDS encoding ABC transporter ATP-binding protein, which produces MKELLTIRNIRKSFDHKSIAALEDISFSLCEDEVVSIIGPSGTGKSTLVKIIAQLLEQDSGEILYKSKSDLSNFKDEFSYVPQELSLDNSLTVYENIGTNLNEENEEKRHHRIRDMIEVFGLQYKDHKYPTELSTGQKSRVEMAKALVSSPELLILDEPFANLDRSLRDEIKSELVEILKERKISALIVTHNLEDAFSHSDKILVLGDGIIKQFSNARDVYTHPADAWVAKFTGPVNLMAGTVKTSNGNFSQTNKLDTFEVSCFDESIKDGDFSYMLIRPEACRISSEGKYKGKVKKIIHLGAFYEVWVQIGGIEKFKISASLSDKIEMNRAVKFDILLDQCQLLRI; this is translated from the coding sequence GTGAAAGAGTTACTGACAATAAGAAATATAAGAAAATCTTTTGATCACAAATCTATTGCTGCTCTTGAAGATATAAGCTTTTCTCTTTGTGAGGACGAAGTTGTTAGCATTATTGGTCCAAGTGGAACGGGAAAGAGTACTCTCGTAAAAATTATCGCTCAATTATTAGAGCAAGATAGTGGTGAGATTCTATATAAATCAAAGAGTGATCTCTCAAATTTTAAGGACGAGTTTTCCTATGTTCCACAAGAGCTCTCCCTAGATAACTCTCTTACTGTTTACGAAAATATTGGAACAAATTTAAATGAAGAAAATGAAGAGAAGAGACATCATAGAATCAGAGATATGATCGAAGTCTTCGGATTGCAGTATAAAGACCATAAGTACCCAACGGAACTTTCTACAGGGCAAAAGAGTCGCGTTGAGATGGCGAAGGCCCTAGTTAGTTCTCCTGAATTACTTATTCTAGATGAGCCCTTTGCAAATTTAGATAGAAGTCTTAGAGATGAGATAAAGAGTGAGTTGGTAGAGATTCTAAAAGAGAGAAAAATCTCTGCTTTAATTGTCACTCATAATCTTGAAGATGCATTTTCTCACTCTGATAAAATCCTCGTTCTTGGGGATGGAATTATAAAGCAATTTTCAAACGCTAGGGATGTTTACACTCATCCCGCAGATGCATGGGTTGCGAAATTTACGGGGCCAGTAAACTTGATGGCCGGAACTGTTAAAACCTCTAATGGAAATTTTTCTCAAACAAATAAATTAGATACTTTCGAAGTGTCCTGCTTCGACGAATCCATTAAAGATGGGGACTTTTCTTATATGCTTATAAGACCAGAGGCCTGTCGTATCTCCTCTGAAGGAAAGTACAAAGGAAAGGTGAAGAAGATTATTCACCTTGGTGCTTTTTATGAAGTTTGGGTTCAGATCGGTGGTATAGAAAAATTCAAAATTAGTGCTTCTCTCTCTGATAAGATCGAAATGAACCGCGCCGTTAAATTTGATATTTTACTTGATCAATGCCAATTACTTAGGATCTAG
- a CDS encoding YbaK/EbsC family protein encodes MDKTQQIRNFLEENSVTYREVDHDIAPTCELSAKYRGESMDIGGKTLLFKDKVGFKLFVISASLQVDSNKVRKILGSQRLRFASEKELMDLCGVVKGALPPFGRPLQDFDLYIDESIFRNERIAFNAGILTKSFIMNMNDYKKLVEPTICHFSKEEK; translated from the coding sequence ATGGATAAAACTCAGCAAATACGCAATTTTCTTGAAGAGAATTCGGTGACTTATAGAGAAGTCGACCATGACATTGCTCCCACATGTGAGCTCTCGGCCAAGTATAGAGGCGAGAGCATGGACATAGGTGGTAAGACTTTATTGTTTAAAGATAAAGTGGGTTTTAAACTCTTTGTTATTTCCGCTTCGCTACAAGTGGACTCAAATAAAGTAAGAAAAATTCTTGGCTCACAGAGATTGCGCTTTGCTAGTGAGAAAGAATTAATGGATCTATGTGGAGTGGTGAAGGGTGCCCTTCCTCCCTTTGGTAGACCTTTACAAGACTTTGACCTCTATATTGATGAGTCTATTTTTAGAAATGAGCGCATTGCTTTCAATGCTGGGATATTAACCAAATCATTTATTATGAATATGAATGATTATAAAAAGCTGGTTGAGCCCACAATTTGTCATTTTAGTAAGGAAGAAAAGTGA